The region TGAGTGCTTGGTCGTATTGGTCAAAAGCCAAAGAGAATCTTAGCGCTCTCTATAAAAAGGTAGCGTGGTGGGTGCATCCGTCAGTAACGAATCTGGCGAGCTATGGCGCGGGGTAGATGGCGATAGATCGCCATGATAGCTCGCATGGAGCGGGGGCTCCAAACGATTGTGGCACCACTGCTGATACCTCGGATGATATCGCTTGCGACACGTTCGGCTGTTGTCGCCAGCGGAGGTGTAGCCAGCGAGCGCGTCATCGCTGTTGAGACGAAGCCGGGGCGGATTACCATCACCGATACCTTGGGATGGACGCGGTCAGCAAGACCGAGCGCGAAGCCATCGAGCCCCGCCTTGGCGGCTCCATAGAGGTAGTTTGATCTTCGTACACGTTCGCCTGCCACTGAGGACAACACGATCATGAGTCCGTATCCCTGTTCCTCTAATCTTTCTGCACATCGCGTGAGTGCCATCGCAGGCCCAGAGAAGTTAACCGTGAGGGTATGAGCTACGGACTCCGGGTCTCGCTCATCCATTTCTTGGGCTCCGAGCCACCCGGCGGCCATGATCACGCAGTCGATGACCTCGAGCCGCTTTAGCGCCTGTGCGACGGCCATGTCGACCGTTTGGAGTTCGGATAGATCGAGCGCGAGGGTAACAACTGTTAGCTTAGGAAAGGCCGCCAGCAGCTGCTCTCTAGTGCGTTTCAGCGTCTCGGCGTGTGGCCCCATGAGGATCACAGAGCGAAGACTAACTCCGGCGAGCCGCATTAGGAGGGCTCGAGCGATCTCAGATCCTCCTCCGAGGACGAGGACGTGTTCAAGCGGTCGGCGGCCAACAGAGGTGGTCACAATAGAGTTCCATCGACTCTCGGATCACTGCAAGGGCGCAGTCGTGAGTTAGACGTAGTGGTCGATCTCAAACCCTCCGGGCGACGCATAATGCGTGCGAGTAGGGGGGAGTGGTCGATGACCCAAGCTACGGTTACCGGCGCGATCTGGGAGAGTACTATCCCGATCACTATCAGATAGCTGACTCGCAGATCGGTTGGGTGATCGAACACGATGGGGATGATCGCGAGAGCTAAAATTGGCGGACTCTCTAGGTTGAGTTTACTGACGACCAGAAGGGCGATCAAGACGGTGATCACCACGACCAGATCTACGTTCAGGTTGAGATAGAGAAGGATGCTCAGCTCAATGCTGGCCAGGAGCACCAACGCGGTCAGGCTGAGTCGACGGATACTACGTGGTTCGGAGGTGTTCGCGTTCTCGACGCTAGCGACGAAGAGGGGAGGTAGGACTGCGAGTGGTGATCGTGCGAGCCAGAGGGCGAGAATCATCAACCCGAGCGAACACGCGATGATAACTGTCGTACGCAGGGTCACGACTACCTTTGGCCCTGGGCCGAGGCCGGAGCGTTCGACGACGAGAACATAGAGCGTAGGAAGTCCCATGAAACAAACGACAGCGACGACGTAGAGTGGAGAGGTCAGGTGGAGATAGACCGGAAGCAGGCCAGCCGAGAGTGCTGGATAGGCGGGAACACGAAAGAATAGAACGGCAGCGAGAATGCTCGATAAGGTGACGATGATTTGGGCGGTCAGACCTATAGGTAGGTAGCGTGCGACCTCTACGCCGAGAAATGCGGCACCACAGATCAGCAAGTAGAAGGGGAGTGGACCCTTCCTCCATGCGCTGATCCGAAAGAAGAGGAGCCCGGTCGAGACGGCGCCCACCTCAGGGACCAGCATTACTGCCTGGTTGAATATGGTTGCGATCGCTATCATGAGGGCGACGGCAACCAGTACCAGCAGACCACGAAACCAATGCGATCTCTGCCACTCGATCATGATGACCGCTGACTCCTATCAATAGGCCATCCGTTGGGGATCCTGATCGGCTCGCCATCGTGTTCACGACGATAGTCATTCAGATTGCGTAGCCATTTGAGGTGTTCGCGCTCCTGGAGTTGTATCAACCGCGATCCATCCATCTCGGCGATACGTGGGTAGGCGGCAAGTTGACGACGAGCAATCTCGACGGTGGCTCGTGCATCTCCAAGGGCGTTATGGGCATCGGTGAGTTCTACTCCGTAGAATTCACACAATGCATCGAGCTGACGTGATCCGCGGCGTGGAGCGCTAAAGACGCGATCGATGACGTAGATATCGAGTACCGGACCACGCCATCCGACGTCATAGAGACCGCGGCCGAAGTGCAGTCGAAGTTGGGCATCGATGATGCTGAGATCGAAGGAGATATTCATGCCCACCAGCAACCAGCCCTGGCGCCCCGCCTTGACTAGATCGTTGCCTATACGCTTGAGGGCCTCAGGCAAGGGTTGACCGTCGCGAGCGGCCTGCTCATCGGTGATCCCGTGTTTGGCGGTCGCCTCGGGGGCGATCGGTCTGGTAGGGGCTACCAAGCCGTAGTCATCACGTGTCTCGGTGTTGTCACACCAGGTGAGCGCGTAGGACACCGGTTCATCATCGGCCAAGGAGAGGCCGGTGGTCTCCAGATCGAAACCTAGCAGATGGGTGGTGTCGAGCATGGCATCCTATCTTGTACAAGGCACGGTTCGCGCGCCAGACGTCTGTGGTCAGTTGTGGTCAATTCTCTCGAACTGTGCTGTGAAGTGGCGGAGTGAAGCTGGTTCTTTGGTGATCCTATAGCCAACAAGCCTTTCTGCCACACTGAGAACCTCGGCACAGACTTCAATGACGTAGTCGATATGACTCTGGGTGTAGGTACGCCGTGGGATCGCGAGTCGAACGAGTTCTAACGAACTTGGATGCTCGCTCCCATCGGGCGCTCGTCCGAACATGACGGTGCCAATCTCACATCCGCGAACACCTCCGAGTTCGTAGAGCGCTACAGCGAGTGCTTGTCCCGGGTACTCGAGTGCCGGAATCTGTGGGAGTAATCGACGCGCATCTAGGTAGATGGCGTGACCACCACTCGGCCTCACCACCGGAAAGCCCATCTCGTCCAAGGCACCACCCAGGTAGGCGGTCGACGAAATCCGATAGTGGAGATAGTCG is a window of Ferrimicrobium acidiphilum DSM 19497 DNA encoding:
- a CDS encoding SDR family NAD(P)-dependent oxidoreductase gives rise to the protein MTTSVGRRPLEHVLVLGGGSEIARALLMRLAGVSLRSVILMGPHAETLKRTREQLLAAFPKLTVVTLALDLSELQTVDMAVAQALKRLEVIDCVIMAAGWLGAQEMDERDPESVAHTLTVNFSGPAMALTRCAERLEEQGYGLMIVLSSVAGERVRRSNYLYGAAKAGLDGFALGLADRVHPKVSVMVIRPGFVSTAMTRSLATPPLATTAERVASDIIRGISSGATIVWSPRSMRAIMAIYRHLPRAIARQIRY
- a CDS encoding exonuclease domain-containing protein, which encodes MLDTTHLLGFDLETTGLSLADDEPVSYALTWCDNTETRDDYGLVAPTRPIAPEATAKHGITDEQAARDGQPLPEALKRIGNDLVKAGRQGWLLVGMNISFDLSIIDAQLRLHFGRGLYDVGWRGPVLDIYVIDRVFSAPRRGSRQLDALCEFYGVELTDAHNALGDARATVEIARRQLAAYPRIAEMDGSRLIQLQEREHLKWLRNLNDYRREHDGEPIRIPNGWPIDRSQRSS